gcttagatatttaaaaaaaaaaaaattcattatttgcggtaattttatattttggtttatGTCATTTTTTGGACACCATACTTTAGTCTAATTTTCTGACAGATGCTGATTTTTCGAGCGTTCAGGCGCCGAATCAAGGGGAAATCACTCAAAATTACCTGGATATCAGCAAGGCGGAACACATGCTGCAGTGGCATTgagaaatcttaaacaaaaatgctttttaacatTAGAAATTGTTGTGTACGACAATAAATAATATGTAAGTAGTACATGTGAATGTGTTTTATCATTACGTTACCTAATACaattcaaaaataatgaaataatttgaaaacttcacCTCGGAAGGTTGTTCTTTAGTTTTTCCCATGATGcggaaatatcaaatacatgtgaAATAACAGTCAGTTGATAAATTTTCTTAGCCAATACACTGATCGGTGTATTGTTGAATACACCAATTGGTGCATGATACACCGATCGGTGCATGATGCACCAATCGGGGAATATACTAGATCTGTTAATATCTAAACAAACATGATGGCTGCAATATACTTTATGCCACATACAGCCTAAATAGGCATGCTACTGAAACATCCCTCATGTGGATATGGATACTAAAGTAAACCCCAAGTCTTgagagagaaaataccaaggtctccactggggctcgaacccctgTCCTTgcgatctgtaggcggacactctaaccacgtcgctaaagggttaatcCAACAGCATgactgttggaagtggcctataaatcTACTATCTACCAATCCACAACTTGGCACAAGACAGTCTGCATTAGAAATAATCTGGACGACCAACAGTCATGCTGACAGAGACTTCCCAATAAATTAATCGTTAACAACATGGTCTTATGCTACAAACAGAAACGCTAGagaaggaagaagaagaagaagctaTTGATACACCCGTCGTGTGGATGCGGATAATAATCTGCATGACCGTCGTGTCGATAAGCACTTCCGAGATAGGTGAGGTACGAATATTTTTAGGACGAATACTTTGACATGTCACCGGTTTGTTAATTTTCGTGACATGGGACAGATTTTGTATCTAATAGTAAGTTTTAGCAGTGTTTTAGTATAAGAGAAAAAACAATGGAATCTACAATTACCAATCAGATATAGATGACACTATAAAATTCGTAAAATCCTTCTATTTCGGTGATGATCCTTCCAGGGACGTGGCCAAAACTCGCTAAATAACGTTTATTGCGAGACTGACCTTGACCTGCGACAAAAAGAAAGTAGACAACACAAATTGAGGAAACAGAGAGAAAAATACCCCTTTTCTGTACAGAAATTGGGTAGTAGGCCCTATCTTTAAATTAAAATGGATGCTGATGGACTGCCACTTGTTGGTCCAGGTGTAGACTACACGAAGGTATTTTCACCCATCTCCCGATTTTATCacgcccattttttttttatgttcagaGAAAATTCGTTCTCGTTTCATGTCGACCCGACTTtacaaaaatagctttttttttggTTATATTGAGAACTAGAATATATAAGcacaaagaaattgttttttttaattacatatgATGACATGATTTATGATGGCATACCTACCAGGAACAcacaaaacacagaaaaaacaTATTGTACAGGCTAcaaaaccaaagaagtataaatacacagAATCGCAGCTGGAGATAAACTCGAATAGGCACGTATCATCGCGTTAACCGGCGTTATGTTATTGAagcgtgatcaaatcaacaggcGCTTATTAAAGTATTAACTGGCGATACGGCCTTTACATAATAAActgaatcgggtccaattttcaaacgaccACTTTTGATTTCCCAGACTTCCAGTCATGAATTCATTCCTTTCTCGTGTAGAAAATACtagcaacattaaaaaaaaatgccattatcataataaacaaacaatctgatactagtgatagaaagtttttcacgacacaaatttttatccttctgctgtctgtttcatacacaggtaaaacgagatctcattcagtttcCATGTGATGCTGGcgcagacatcccaactctcccgatccgatcaggattctcccgattctggttgtaaaatccgatcaccccgatcagaagtctcagTCTCccgattaaaaaacaacaacaacaaaacaacaaaaacaaaaaaaataatgaaataatcctcttctttgcgcctatctgatactgtatcactactgacgagtctgtaaacaacagctttcagatattttcgcaccttattctacccttgctgattattatttattacacgatttaacaaagccaggtgttgattaatgtgtcacaattgaaattaaaatccagacattagatatctaattaaattcaatcaaatttagattagaaattataccggttttacctttttctgtaactttttgaaatcgaaagtagatggtcgccgagtcaacctgctgggttttaaaaaacatttctcttaaaatcattttgataagaggaagtgtcatggtaaattttaatatcacttactatcaaatgctgttaaactgtctttgcatcatgacaatttgtcaaacacaaccttttaactggagatttaggcaaatgtctacgaaagtgtaacagtacccggacattcaattttggataacaggattttgatcaataaaagtatttgagctaggggttttaaatactggttgacaaggatgagaatcaaacagtaaattttctattgcttgaacttttagctatatacattttgtttttacagttctaacagctgcactgtttgtcatgtaaaattcacctggggagtcttctttccagcaaaagaaataaaagtgcaggtttaattctcagtggagttttgaatttagacatagtgcttacagtgccataactatttaattttgcttcatgtattattgttccaaaacattaaaaatgcatgaataataagatatagaaaagtgaattttttttaagactagtgattttataagggcaaataagtttatattatcattagatttgttaaaagcttcgttatcatgaacataattactgcggtataaaatctcccacttgaacacctcaatctcccactttggaaagcaaaaactcccacttggcattcagaaaaagttgggatgtctgctggcgagatttgctctatatgcctttcaagttgcgaatctatttatatttatagctctttgacaaAAGTAAGTGTTTTTGCACCCACGCAGAATTTTGCATGTACTGCATTATTTTTTAGGTACCTTGACAAAAAGTCGAGCGGGTCAATCAGCTTTCTACAAAAATAAACCAGTAATGACGTAATTTATGTGTGTTTAATTTCAAATGCCGATCAATGAGGCCGGGGTATGCATGCTTTTTCAGTGTACGCTTACTCTTACATACATGCACTGTGGCCGACATATACCAATAAACAATCATCATGGTTAATGATTTGTCACCTCCTGCTCTCGTACGTCTAAATTGCAGTAGGCTGAAAAAATATTTCCAACCACTTTACCAATCAGTGTTCGCCTTTCAATGAAATTGGGCAGACTGAAAGTATGCAGTGAAGAATGATTGACGTTGGCCCGCGACAAAGAATCTGTACGTTATTTCCTTCATAATTAATCAGTGTTAATTgatcttttgaatgaattatcaCAACAGATCATTATCTCTGGCTTGTTTGTAATATTGTTCTGCGCTGTTTTTCACGAGTTTCGTTCACATTTTAAGACTAATTAAtgacaatttattttttctttatttgcttttgtgttaaattttttttttttttttggatttaacgtcgcaccgacacatgataggtcatatggcgactttccagcttttaatggtggaggaagaccccaggtgcccctccgtgcattatttcatcacgagcgggcacatgggtagaaccaccgaccatccgtaagccagctggatggcttccttgcatgaagaattcaacaccccgagagaggctcgaacccacatcgatgaggggcaagtgatttgaagtcagcgaccttaaccacacggccacagaggcccctttttGTGTTAAATAGTAAAGGAATGAAGTTGAAAAGTAGATATTTAGACACACTGTGCTACATGTACATATCCTTACATGCTAGGAAGCCAAACGAAAACTCTGTGAGTCCaagcatattttatgctttaacCCCCAGTTTTCATAGAAAACCACCAGAATGTGAAATTGGTCAGTCACAGGGGGTGCAAAAACACTCTGAGAAAAAATGTTGTGGGAACACTGAATCATGCCATCATCCTCAATATGGAATGAATGTTTGTGTATCCACCTCATCTCAGACCACCATCCCTAATGGTTTCTGTATAGTACACCAGCTTGTTGACCACTCTCCCTCAGACAGTTATAGATAGCAAATCCTTGAACATCCTCAGGTGAGGGTTGCTTGCAGTCCAGCTCCATTATAAAGTTACTCACTGATTTGGGAATGGGGCGGGGGCCTTTACCTTTGGGAAAATGAGTCATAAAAGTCATAAAAGTCTAAATAgggaattgttaaaaaaaaaaaaatcaaaatgttacatttaagaaataattggTCATAAATGCATTAATATAGCATGTTGCCAtgtgtttcaaaatgtttatggTTTCATAGATACTGTCTTGGCTGCAAAAAGGTAAGTGtgggaattttagctttgaaattgaGAAAAAAGCATACTGTTTGCCTTCAGGATTGGGGTCAAATTCCAGCCCCAAATTGGCCTGAAAAACACCCTGAATGTTTTTGGAAGTGTCAAGGGGTACAGATCCATTTGAATTTAATAGGTTCACAAATATTCACTGATACCAATGTTCAAGAGAAACCCTTGGATCAAACAGTAGGAAACACAAAAATGATGTCCATTAAATATCTGAAGAATTCAAAAAATGGGGCTGCATACTTGagactttaaatgttttttatgcccccgaagggaggcatatagtttttgaaccgtctgtcggtctgtcagtctgtccgcaattttcgtgtccggtccatatctttgtcattgatggatggattttcaaataacttggcatgaatgtgtaccacagtaagacgacgtgtcgcgcgcaagacccaggtccgtagctcaaaggtcaagttcacacttagactttaaaggatagtgcattgatgggcgtgtccggtccatatctttgtcatcgatggatggattttcaaataacttggcctgaatgtgtaccacagtaagacgacgtgtagcgcgcaagacccaggtccgtagctcaaaggtcaaggtcacacttagacattaaaggatagtgcattgatgggcgtgtccggtccatatctttgtcatcgatggatagattttcaaataacttggcatgaatgtgtaccacagtaagacgacgtgtcgcgcgcaagacccaggtccgtagctcaaaggtcaaggtcacacttagactttaaaggatagtgcattgatgggcgtgtccggtccatatctttgtcatccatggatggattttcaaataacttggcatgaatgtgtaccgcagtaagacgacatgtcgtgcgcaagacccaggtccgtagctcaaaggtcaaggtcacacttagacgttaaaggtcatttttcatgatagtgcattgatgggcgtgtccggtccatatctttgtcattcatgcatggattttaaaataactacgcatgaatgtgtgacacagtaagacgacgtgtcgcgcgcaagacccagctccgtaggtcaaaggtcctaaactctaacatcggccataactattcattcaaagtgccatcgggggcatgtgtcatcctatggagacagttCTTGTTTAGACTTACAATTTATGTGCAGCTGTCTTTAAGAACAGtatataattgtatgtttttATGTTGAATGCTCATTTCTTTCTACTCTACAGGTTGAATCTATCAGCCAAAAGAGATTGGTAGCATTTCTGAACCATTTTGTGAGTCACACAGCAGGATTTCTCAACAGGTTCTCATGTGTCTGTGAAGAAAAACTTGAGCAGCTGTCACATAGAATGCAGCAGCTGGAAATCACGATGAATCTTTTAGAAGCCAAGgtacattataatataattacttatattttttGGCTGCTAAGGGATAAAGGTAGTTCTATccttgttgttattttttaaacaaatatcaagAAAACATATCATACGTGTTTAAATTCACTAAGATCTTGTTAGAACTGAAGTCAGTGTCAGTAATGTTTACCATTTTCAGTTgagatgttttgttttaaactagGCTACTTTAGAATTTGctattgaaaatatattcacttCACTTCACTGATTGATAATGATTATGAATattgttagatttttttcttttttaaggatCTGTTATTCACCCTAGTCCCAGCTTGTATGTTATTGTGACTGTTTTATCCAACCTTACATTTTTTGTGACTCAGATATTCCCAGTCTGACTGATACCAGCCCCATTTCATAAAGGTTAAAAAGGCACTGTTTGTTCTGAAAAAAATCTGGATGAGTATTGATCCTAGTATTGATGAATGCAGACTTGTCGACTATGATAAAAAAAAGATCATTATTTTGTGTGATAATGTTGCGTCTagttttctttaatatttattgatgaaggaattttaatatagTTTTCAGTTCTTCCTAAGACTGAGATAACATGCATCCAGTCTATCTGACATTCTTTATAGATTACTTGCTTGTACAGATACTTGTACAGTGCAGATTACAGTAGTGCTGTGAATGTTATTGTTTTGATATGGTATATTTCTAGATTTCATCTATACCTGGGTTAGAGAATGTGACAGCAGCCAGCGGGGCTACCAGTGCACCTCAAACATCTACCTCTGACGCAGGCGGAGCTCCTGCCCCACCTGCTGCCCCAGCTGCCCCACCTACTACAGAAGCACCCGCAGAACAGGTAAGGGTTTCCCAGTCACTTGTTTTTATGCAGAAATTTATGCTTGATTGATCAGACATTTATATATGatacaaattttcaattttgaaattttggagCTGCGTTAGCTGGAGAAGTCTTGAAGTTGTTTCTTAATTATTATCATCTGTCCAGCTGTATACACAACTGTATTGACCAGTAAGccataaaatgagaaaaaaaatcacagattTTTTTCCAAGTTTTGACTTTTAAGTAAAACGTGTTAAAAATCAACTGGTCATGCATAGCACAATCTGTGGACTGGCGATTTTATAGGGATTCATACATAATCTCATCTGTTAACACCTGAAAGCAAAGTGTAGTTTTTTAGTAAAATATCACTCTTTGAAAGGACATATTATTGGATGATCatggttgtctgtctgtccatctgtctgtttaGTTACTGCTCAGCATCTTAGGAATACCATGACTTACAATCCTAAGATGGTCATGGACAGTGAACCACTCCTGGACTGATCATACAAAAACTCTTTCAGTACAGGACTTTGAGAATGCCTTGATGTACTTAGCAGACGCATTGCTCATGGACAATgaatgactcctattgactttgaCATCAGTGAGTTAAAGATGGATGTCAAAGTGACTGTTAGAGCAGGAAGGACACCTTTTGATttttagatcaaaggtcaacatggtcaaaaatcaaggtcaaagtgactgtTACACTAAAAGTAGTTTCCACTCAGTATCTTGAAAATTTGTAGACCTGTATTTCTCAGACATATTAGGCATTACCCATTGACATTGAACGATTCCTtttgattttgatgtcatagTGCCAAAAGTTCTGCACAGAGTAACTGTAAGTACAGATGTTACATTTTCACTAAATATCTTGAGAACAGCTTGACCTAAAATCCTCAAACTTGGCAGGTACATTACTCACTTGCTGTAGATGCCCTACAGTTTCAGCCTACCAGTGTGTCAGATAATGTCTGAATGGCCTCCATATtcgctggaaagttgccatataacaTGTGTTATTGTGGCATAAAATCAAACAAAGCTGCCATCTTTTGTCAAATTATTGGGAGGCAAGACACAAAAAGAAATTCTCTTAATGTGAGATTGTATTCACTTTTCAGCCAACAGCAGACAGTGCGGCTCCACCCCCTCCAGCTGAGGAACCCAAACCTAGTAATCCAGTATCAAAAGATCCCAGATATATGAAGTATTTCAAAATGGTGCAAGTGGtatgttgaattttttttccattaaaatagtaatgtttaaataaatgcagtaACAAACATTTTGCAGATTAATATAAGGAAAATTACTGACAGTCTAGTACATGTGGGTTTCAAAGGT
This is a stretch of genomic DNA from Mercenaria mercenaria strain notata chromosome 4, MADL_Memer_1, whole genome shotgun sequence. It encodes these proteins:
- the LOC123552500 gene encoding WASH complex subunit 3-like; this translates as MDADGLPLVGPGVDYTKVESISQKRLVAFLNHFVSHTAGFLNRFSCVCEEKLEQLSHRMQQLEITMNLLEAKISSIPGLENVTAASGATSAPQTSTSDAGGAPAPPAAPAAPPTTEAPAEQPTADSAAPPPPAEEPKPSNPVSKDPRYMKYFKMVQVGVPEHAVKMKMSAEGLNPDLLDTPDAPAPASGANDDDDDDFSDSSNNQSDDSDDFD